The following are from one region of the Stanieria cyanosphaera PCC 7437 genome:
- the rseP gene encoding RIP metalloprotease RseP, translating to MSVLAAIAVLALLIVVHELGHFAAARFQGIHVNRFSIGFGPALLKYQGSETEYAIRAFPLGGYVGFPDDDPDSSIPADDPNLLRNRPVLDRAVVISAGVIANLIFAYFLLVGQGITVGFQEINYQAGVLVPQVVTENDSAAKRAGIQAGDVIVAVEGETLGASSEALKSLRQTIQDSPNQSLKLTVQRKNQTIPLTVTPELDQDGKGKIGVMLAPNGEVVRRRADNILTAFSAAANEYQRIAQLTAQGFWKLISNFGETADQVAGPVAIVAVGAELARNDLSNLFQFGALISINLAIINILPLPALDGGQLTFLAIEGVRGKPVPGKIQDGIMQTGLVLLLGLGVFLIVRDTVNLTVFQQLFQ from the coding sequence ATGTCTGTTTTGGCAGCGATCGCAGTTTTGGCGTTATTAATCGTAGTTCATGAATTGGGACACTTTGCAGCAGCAAGGTTTCAAGGAATTCATGTAAATCGTTTTTCGATTGGTTTTGGTCCTGCATTATTAAAGTACCAAGGTTCAGAAACAGAATACGCTATTAGAGCTTTTCCGTTAGGAGGATATGTGGGTTTTCCCGATGATGATCCAGATAGCTCTATACCTGCTGACGATCCTAATTTACTACGTAATCGTCCAGTTTTAGACAGAGCGGTCGTGATCAGTGCTGGAGTGATCGCTAATTTAATTTTTGCGTATTTTCTATTAGTCGGACAAGGAATAACAGTTGGCTTTCAAGAAATTAATTATCAGGCGGGAGTCTTAGTTCCTCAAGTAGTTACAGAAAATGATTCCGCAGCTAAAAGAGCGGGAATTCAAGCAGGTGATGTAATTGTAGCGGTAGAAGGTGAAACTTTAGGAGCTTCTTCAGAAGCTTTAAAAAGCTTAAGACAAACGATCCAAGATTCTCCTAATCAGTCTTTAAAATTAACAGTTCAAAGAAAGAATCAAACTATTCCTTTAACGGTTACACCCGAATTAGACCAAGATGGCAAAGGTAAAATTGGCGTAATGCTTGCACCTAACGGTGAAGTAGTTCGTCGTCGCGCCGATAATATCTTAACTGCCTTTAGTGCTGCTGCTAATGAGTATCAAAGAATTGCTCAATTAACTGCTCAAGGTTTTTGGAAATTGATTAGCAATTTTGGGGAAACTGCTGACCAAGTAGCTGGACCAGTAGCAATTGTAGCAGTAGGAGCGGAACTTGCTCGCAACGATTTAAGTAATTTATTTCAATTTGGAGCCTTAATTAGTATTAACTTAGCGATTATTAACATTTTGCCTCTTCCTGCTTTAGATGGCGGTCAATTAACCTTTCTGGCAATTGAAGGAGTCAGAGGAAAACCTGTTCCGGGTAAAATCCAAGATGGCATTATGCAAACTGGTTTAGTTTTACTACTAGGTTTGGGCGTATTTTTAATCGTGCGCGATACAGTCAATTTAACTGTATTTCAGCAGCTTTTTCAGTAA
- a CDS encoding PCP reductase family protein yields MSNNQFDLTDDLSWTAEAKAKLKQIPFFVRSQARHRIEELARAAEVEEVTAEIVEQARAEFGQ; encoded by the coding sequence ATGAGTAATAATCAATTTGATTTAACCGATGATTTATCTTGGACAGCAGAAGCTAAAGCTAAACTCAAACAAATTCCTTTTTTTGTTCGTTCTCAAGCTCGTCACCGTATTGAAGAATTAGCTCGTGCTGCTGAAGTTGAAGAAGTTACAGCCGAAATTGTCGAGCAAGCTAGAGCAGAATTTGGACAGTAG
- the nth gene encoding endonuclease III, producing MTSITSKLPSKKQRSQEILRFLKRLYPDATCSLNYQTTLQLLVATILSAQCTDERVNQVTPALFAKFPDASAFAAANRAELETLIRSTGFYRNKAKNIQGACQKIVEEFNGQVPQQMEQLLTLPGVARKTANVVLAHGFGINQGVTVDTHVKRLSNRLGLTKNQDPIKIEQDLMKLLPQADWENFSIRIIYHGRAVCKARNPQCHICELAHLCPSRTKPL from the coding sequence ATGACAAGCATCACTTCTAAGTTGCCTAGTAAAAAACAACGCAGTCAAGAAATCTTACGGTTTTTAAAACGTCTTTATCCTGATGCCACTTGTAGTCTTAACTATCAAACTACTTTACAGCTATTAGTGGCTACGATTCTTTCTGCTCAATGTACTGACGAACGAGTTAATCAAGTTACACCTGCTTTATTTGCTAAATTTCCTGATGCTTCTGCTTTTGCTGCTGCTAATCGAGCAGAATTGGAAACTTTAATTCGTTCTACAGGTTTCTATCGCAACAAAGCCAAAAATATTCAGGGTGCTTGTCAAAAAATTGTCGAGGAATTTAATGGACAAGTTCCTCAACAAATGGAACAACTTTTAACACTTCCAGGTGTAGCTCGTAAAACTGCTAATGTGGTTCTGGCTCATGGTTTTGGGATTAATCAGGGAGTCACTGTAGATACTCACGTTAAACGTCTTAGCAACCGTCTGGGATTAACTAAAAACCAAGACCCAATTAAAATTGAACAAGATTTGATGAAGCTTTTACCTCAAGCAGACTGGGAAAATTTTTCGATTAGAATTATTTATCATGGTAGAGCAGTTTGTAAAGCTCGCAATCCTCAATGTCATATTTGTGAATTAGCTCATCTTTGTCCTTCGCGAACTAAACCACTTTAA
- a CDS encoding mannose-1-phosphate guanyltransferase, with translation MRAVLMAGGSGTRLRPLTCDLPKPMVPILNRPIAEHIINLLKRHKINEIIATLHYLPDVMRDYFQDGSDFGVEMTYAVEEEQPLGTAGCVKNIQQWLDDTFLVISGDGITDFDLQAAIAFHRQKKSKATLILTRVPNPVEFGVVITDETGHIRRFLEKPSLSEIFSDTVNTGTYILEPEVLNYLPENEESDFSKDLFPLLLDKGEPIYGYIAEGYWCDVGHLDAYREAQYDALEGKVALEFAYQEKSPGLWVGTNTYIDSSAKIQTPVVIGNNCRIGPRVEIEAGTIIGDNVTVGADADLKRPILWNGVTIGDEANLRACVIARGTRVDRRAQVLEGAVVGPLSTVGEEAQIAPNVRVWPSKRIESGAILNINLIWGNTAQRNLFGQRGVSGLANIDITPEFTVKLGSSYGSTLKLGSTVLVSRDQRSVSRMVSRALIAGLMSAGINVQNLEATAIPISRTMTTILAVSGGIHVRLDPDRPDYILIEFFDKYGINLSKSKEKKIEGAYFKEDLRRASIQEIGNVAYPDQVIETYSRSFERHLNIEAIRHSASRVVIDYVYAVSGAILPQLLAKFGCDAVVLNASLKQSALFTTEKEVLLNQLGQVVEALKANLGVQVSANGEQFILVDESGLTIRGEALTALMVNTILTAHPRSTVVVPVHASSAVEQIARRHDGKVIRTKANPTALMEASQTNPNVVLGGSGDMGFIFPQLHPGFDAMFGIAKLIEMLTIQERSLVQIRSELPRVCHKYYTVRCPWKVKGALMRYLVETHPTSNLELIDGVKIINPHNDNWLLILPDAGEPLVHIYANSEDRQWVDDSLTEYRQRIQKFIDREQGLVRDSL, from the coding sequence ATGCGTGCAGTGCTTATGGCCGGAGGTTCAGGAACTAGATTAAGACCTCTAACCTGCGATCTGCCTAAACCAATGGTTCCCATTCTAAACCGTCCGATAGCGGAACACATTATCAATTTATTAAAAAGGCATAAAATTAACGAAATTATTGCTACCCTTCATTATCTTCCTGATGTCATGAGAGATTACTTTCAAGACGGCAGTGATTTTGGGGTAGAAATGACCTATGCAGTCGAAGAAGAACAACCTTTAGGTACTGCTGGTTGTGTCAAAAATATTCAGCAATGGTTAGATGACACTTTTTTAGTAATTAGTGGAGATGGAATTACTGACTTTGATTTACAAGCTGCGATCGCTTTTCATCGTCAGAAAAAATCAAAAGCTACTTTAATTCTAACCCGTGTACCTAATCCTGTTGAATTTGGAGTTGTCATTACCGATGAAACTGGTCATATTCGTCGTTTTTTAGAAAAACCCTCTCTAAGTGAAATTTTTTCCGATACGGTTAATACTGGTACATACATTCTCGAACCAGAAGTTCTTAATTATTTACCTGAAAATGAAGAAAGCGATTTTTCAAAAGATTTATTTCCCCTGTTATTAGATAAAGGAGAACCAATTTATGGTTACATTGCAGAAGGTTATTGGTGCGATGTTGGTCATTTAGATGCCTATCGAGAAGCTCAATATGACGCTCTTGAGGGAAAAGTTGCTCTAGAATTTGCTTACCAGGAAAAGTCTCCTGGTTTGTGGGTGGGAACTAACACCTACATCGACTCTTCTGCTAAAATCCAAACCCCTGTTGTTATTGGTAACAATTGTCGTATTGGACCAAGAGTTGAAATCGAGGCTGGAACAATCATTGGCGACAATGTTACTGTAGGAGCGGATGCAGACCTAAAACGTCCGATTCTTTGGAATGGAGTAACTATTGGCGATGAAGCTAATTTAAGAGCTTGTGTAATCGCTAGAGGTACTAGAGTAGACCGACGCGCTCAAGTTCTAGAAGGTGCGGTTGTAGGGCCCCTTTCTACTGTAGGTGAAGAAGCTCAAATTGCTCCTAATGTTAGAGTTTGGCCTAGTAAACGAATTGAGTCAGGAGCGATTCTGAATATTAATTTGATTTGGGGAAATACAGCGCAGAGAAATCTGTTTGGACAAAGAGGAGTTTCTGGACTTGCTAATATTGATATTACGCCCGAATTTACGGTTAAACTGGGTTCTTCCTATGGTTCTACCCTTAAACTAGGTTCAACCGTGTTAGTTTCTCGGGATCAGCGTAGTGTTTCCCGAATGGTAAGTCGTGCTTTGATTGCAGGATTAATGTCGGCAGGAATTAACGTCCAAAATTTAGAAGCCACCGCGATTCCAATTTCTCGAACTATGACTACTATTCTGGCTGTATCTGGTGGCATCCATGTTCGTCTCGATCCTGACCGTCCTGATTATATTTTGATCGAATTTTTTGACAAATACGGAATTAATCTTTCCAAATCAAAAGAAAAGAAAATTGAAGGTGCTTATTTTAAGGAAGATTTGCGTAGAGCATCGATTCAGGAGATTGGTAATGTTGCTTATCCAGATCAAGTAATAGAAACTTATAGCCGTAGTTTTGAGAGACATCTCAATATTGAAGCGATTCGTCATAGTGCTTCAAGAGTAGTCATAGATTATGTTTATGCTGTCTCAGGAGCAATTTTACCCCAGCTACTAGCCAAATTTGGTTGTGATGCAGTAGTACTTAATGCTAGTCTCAAACAATCAGCCCTGTTTACTACAGAAAAAGAAGTTTTGCTCAATCAACTTGGGCAAGTAGTTGAAGCTCTCAAAGCAAATCTAGGTGTTCAAGTTTCGGCCAATGGGGAACAATTCATTTTAGTAGATGAATCTGGCTTAACGATTAGAGGTGAAGCTTTAACCGCTTTAATGGTTAACACAATTTTGACCGCTCATCCTCGGAGTACAGTAGTAGTGCCAGTTCATGCCTCTAGTGCTGTCGAACAAATTGCTCGTCGCCATGATGGTAAAGTGATTCGGACTAAAGCTAATCCTACTGCTTTAATGGAAGCCTCACAAACTAATCCCAATGTCGTCTTAGGTGGAAGTGGAGATATGGGCTTTATCTTTCCTCAACTTCATCCAGGTTTTGATGCGATGTTTGGCATTGCCAAATTAATCGAAATGCTCACCATTCAAGAGCGATCGCTAGTCCAAATTCGCAGTGAACTACCTCGTGTCTGTCATAAATACTACACCGTTCGTTGCCCTTGGAAGGTTAAAGGTGCATTAATGCGTTATTTAGTCGAAACTCATCCAACCAGCAATTTGGAATTAATTGATGGTGTAAAAATTATTAATCCTCACAATGATAATTGGTTGTTAATTCTACCTGATGCAGGAGAACCTTTAGTACATATTTATGCTAATAGTGAAGACCGTCAATGGGTAGACGATTCTCTAACCGAATATCGCCAACGAATTCAAAAATTTATTGATCGAGAACAAGGCTTAGTCAGAGATAGCTTATAA
- a CDS encoding IS200/IS605 family accessory protein TnpB-related protein has translation MVKHNIRTDKWQIVASEITESPAREPSSRARLAQEQKELLHKTVCEFRCLVRCLVGVIYTHWSAIGVLDAKAQIPAVEKLIHQTAKNPNSKYQYFNSRFHKFPSYYRRGAIQFAVGQVSSFVTRYRMWQSGIRNRKDTLPPRLNADCGAYPPLYKGQCIKFAEDLNTAAIKVYTGTDWVWITVGLMGHRQRHLDLANKRKSPYLIVNKKGSHLSVPFQCQKSKLPEGEITASPAREFISRARGTQSVLSVDLGINTTATVSVVNYDGTVSHREFIHHGRDIDRRDKRLKRISTKASRTGKLQKGFCRGLYRKANNINREIGQKISSRLVKIAKQFGVKYIVFEHLKGWRPKGGKKRSTLRQRFHGWLHRRIVNLTQMKWSEIGGSVSFVNPRGTSSYAYDDSGKLKRDKSNYAIAIFASGKQYNCDLSASYNIGARFIYRLMSRNGSQDKKGQNSCLSPRSRVTLSILWSQPISIVEQDTQSSRKQG, from the coding sequence ATGGTAAAACACAACATCAGAACAGACAAATGGCAAATTGTAGCGAGTGAAATCACCGAGTCTCCTGCACGGGAACCAAGTTCCCGCGCCCGACTCGCTCAAGAGCAAAAAGAGTTGTTGCACAAAACTGTTTGTGAATTCAGATGTTTAGTTCGTTGTTTGGTAGGAGTAATCTACACTCATTGGTCAGCAATCGGAGTATTAGACGCTAAAGCACAAATACCTGCCGTAGAAAAACTGATACATCAAACAGCCAAAAATCCTAACTCAAAATATCAATACTTTAATTCTCGTTTTCACAAATTCCCCAGCTACTACCGACGTGGAGCAATTCAGTTTGCAGTTGGTCAAGTGTCTAGTTTTGTGACTAGATACAGAATGTGGCAATCGGGAATTAGAAACAGAAAAGATACACTACCACCAAGACTAAATGCTGATTGTGGGGCATACCCACCCTTGTATAAAGGTCAATGTATTAAGTTTGCAGAAGACTTAAATACAGCAGCGATTAAAGTATATACGGGAACAGATTGGGTTTGGATAACTGTCGGGCTGATGGGTCATAGACAAAGACATCTAGACTTGGCTAATAAGCGTAAATCGCCATATTTGATTGTCAATAAAAAAGGTAGTCATTTATCTGTTCCTTTTCAGTGCCAAAAATCCAAGCTGCCTGAAGGTGAAATCACTGCCTCTCCTGCGCGGGAATTCATTTCCCGCGCCCGAGGCACTCAATCTGTTTTATCTGTAGACTTGGGCATCAATACCACTGCTACAGTTTCAGTTGTTAACTATGACGGTACTGTAAGCCATCGCGAATTTATTCACCATGGCAGAGACATAGACCGCAGAGATAAAAGACTGAAGCGCATAAGTACCAAAGCTAGTCGGACAGGCAAATTACAAAAAGGGTTTTGTCGTGGCTTGTATCGTAAAGCTAACAATATCAACCGTGAGATAGGACAAAAGATATCGTCTCGTTTGGTCAAGATAGCCAAGCAATTTGGAGTCAAATATATAGTATTCGAGCATCTAAAAGGCTGGCGACCAAAGGGAGGTAAAAAGCGTTCAACTCTAAGACAACGCTTTCATGGATGGTTGCACCGTCGGATAGTTAATCTAACTCAAATGAAGTGGTCGGAGATTGGTGGTAGTGTTAGTTTTGTTAACCCACGCGGTACCAGCAGCTACGCTTATGATGACAGTGGCAAACTCAAGCGAGATAAAAGTAATTACGCAATAGCCATATTTGCTAGCGGAAAACAATATAACTGTGATTTGTCCGCCAGCTACAATATTGGCGCAAGATTTATTTATAGACTGATGAGCAGAAATGGCTCACAGGACAAGAAAGGTCAAAATTCCTGCTTGTCACCCAGAAGTCGGGTAACGCTTTCGATATTATGGTCACAACCCATATCTATTGTAGAGCAAGATACTCAGTCCTCGCGCAAGCAGGGCTGA
- a CDS encoding DUF2470 domain-containing protein: MSEAITPAISDRICRHMNEDHADAIVLYAKAFGNAPETEKAQMMSIDPSGMNLAATIAGETVPVRIEFERTLNDAEDAHHTLIEMVKQARKMQG; encoded by the coding sequence ATGTCTGAAGCAATTACTCCTGCTATTAGCGATCGCATTTGTCGACACATGAACGAAGATCATGCGGATGCGATAGTTTTATATGCCAAAGCTTTTGGTAATGCTCCTGAGACGGAAAAGGCTCAAATGATGTCTATCGATCCTTCGGGAATGAATTTAGCTGCCACAATTGCAGGAGAAACTGTTCCTGTTCGGATTGAGTTTGAGCGTACTTTAAATGACGCTGAAGATGCTCATCATACTTTAATTGAAATGGTTAAACAAGCCAGAAAAATGCAAGGATAA
- a CDS encoding gamma-glutamyltransferase family protein, whose translation MNHLNQYPYSSQRRIILGKKGAVATSQPLATLAGMEMLWAGGNAVDAAVAMAIALTVVEPTSNGIGGDAFALVWDGKLHGLNGSGKSSQNCSLDCFTSINRIPELGWLTVTVPGAVSAWRSLWERWGKLPFTQLFEPAIRYATEGFPVSPVTAQAWQRAEKIFLPLTAPEYQPFKQVFFPNHRAPITGEVWGSLAHANTLRKIAVSGGESFYRGKLAEAIVNFAADTGGLLTQQDLANHQADWVQPISTDYHNVQIWEIPPNTQGIAALIALNIVEGLNLSQYPRDSGTSFHYQIEAMKLAFADLHQYVGDSQYMEVTTAQLLDKNYAATRRELIHSQAISLATPGLPQGGTVYLAAADSDLMVSLIQSNYEGFGSGILIPETGIALHNRGLGFTLEIGHPNQIAANKRPFHTIIPGFLTQDGHPLGAFGVMGAPMQPQGHLQVIANLVDYGMNPQAALDAPRWRFIEKDVVLLETSVAHPVVLDLIERGHNIKIAPSRMFGKGQIILNQNNIFVAASEPRADGLALAW comes from the coding sequence ATGAATCATTTAAATCAATATCCTTATTCTTCTCAACGTCGTATCATTTTAGGTAAAAAAGGTGCAGTAGCTACTAGTCAACCATTAGCTACTTTAGCTGGAATGGAAATGTTATGGGCTGGTGGTAATGCCGTAGATGCAGCCGTAGCAATGGCGATCGCTTTAACGGTAGTCGAACCGACTTCTAATGGTATTGGTGGAGATGCTTTTGCTTTAGTCTGGGATGGCAAATTACATGGTTTGAATGGTTCGGGAAAAAGTTCTCAAAATTGTAGTTTGGATTGTTTTACTTCAATAAATCGCATTCCAGAATTGGGTTGGTTGACTGTAACTGTACCAGGGGCAGTATCTGCTTGGCGTAGTCTTTGGGAAAGATGGGGCAAGTTACCGTTCACACAATTATTTGAACCAGCCATACGTTATGCGACAGAAGGATTTCCCGTTTCCCCTGTAACTGCCCAAGCATGGCAAAGAGCAGAAAAGATATTTTTACCACTGACTGCTCCGGAATACCAACCTTTTAAACAAGTCTTTTTTCCTAATCACCGCGCCCCTATCACTGGAGAAGTGTGGGGAAGTTTAGCTCATGCCAATACTTTAAGAAAAATTGCTGTTTCTGGAGGAGAAAGTTTTTATCGAGGCAAGTTGGCTGAAGCAATAGTTAATTTTGCTGCCGATACAGGGGGTTTATTGACTCAACAAGATTTGGCTAATCATCAAGCTGATTGGGTACAACCAATCTCAACCGACTATCATAATGTACAGATTTGGGAAATCCCTCCTAATACTCAGGGTATAGCTGCTTTAATTGCATTGAACATTGTTGAAGGTTTGAATCTTTCCCAGTATCCTCGCGACTCAGGAACAAGTTTTCACTATCAAATCGAAGCGATGAAGCTTGCTTTTGCCGACTTGCATCAGTATGTAGGCGATTCTCAGTATATGGAGGTAACCACAGCACAACTATTAGATAAAAATTATGCAGCAACCAGAAGAGAATTAATTCATTCTCAAGCAATTTCTTTAGCAACCCCAGGTTTACCTCAAGGAGGCACAGTTTATTTAGCTGCTGCGGATTCAGACTTGATGGTATCTTTGATCCAATCTAATTATGAAGGTTTCGGTAGTGGAATTTTGATTCCCGAGACAGGTATTGCTCTACATAATCGCGGTTTAGGTTTTACATTAGAAATAGGGCATCCCAACCAAATTGCAGCCAATAAACGTCCTTTTCATACCATTATCCCTGGTTTTCTTACTCAAGATGGTCATCCTTTAGGTGCTTTTGGGGTGATGGGTGCGCCCATGCAACCGCAGGGGCATTTACAAGTAATTGCTAACCTAGTTGATTATGGTATGAATCCCCAAGCAGCTTTGGATGCACCTCGTTGGCGATTTATTGAAAAGGATGTGGTGTTGTTAGAAACGAGTGTTGCTCATCCCGTCGTTTTAGATTTAATTGAACGAGGACATAATATTAAAATTGCTCCTTCCAGAATGTTTGGTAAAGGACAAATTATTTTAAATCAAAATAACATTTTTGTTGCTGCTTCCGAACCAAGAGCGGATGGATTAGCATTAGCTTGGTAG
- a CDS encoding YggS family pyridoxal phosphate-dependent enzyme gives MTDLIAQKITEINAQIPADVRLIAITKQVSIEKMRAAYQAGIRDFGENRLQEALAKQQQLQDLSDITWHFIGHLQTNKAKKVLENFDWIHSVDSLKLAQVLNKISGELAIHPKVFLQVKVLPDPNKYGWQIEELLTDLSQLNQLENLNIQGLMTILPLGLSDLETLAAFKKTQELADQIKQENFAHLSMSQLSMGMSGDYLFAIQAGATMIRLGQIIFGERN, from the coding sequence ATGACAGATTTAATCGCCCAAAAAATTACAGAAATTAACGCGCAAATTCCTGCTGATGTTCGTTTAATTGCTATTACTAAACAAGTAAGTATAGAAAAAATGCGGGCTGCTTATCAAGCAGGAATCAGGGATTTTGGCGAGAATCGTCTTCAAGAAGCCCTAGCTAAACAACAACAATTACAAGATTTATCAGATATTACTTGGCATTTTATTGGTCATCTACAAACAAATAAAGCCAAAAAAGTTTTAGAAAACTTTGATTGGATTCATTCAGTAGATAGTCTCAAACTGGCTCAGGTTTTAAATAAAATTTCAGGAGAATTAGCGATTCATCCGAAAGTTTTTTTACAAGTCAAAGTTCTTCCAGATCCTAATAAATATGGTTGGCAAATTGAAGAGTTGTTAACAGATTTATCTCAACTCAATCAATTAGAAAATCTAAATATTCAAGGTTTAATGACAATTTTACCCCTAGGGTTATCTGATTTAGAAACTTTAGCTGCTTTTAAAAAAACCCAGGAATTAGCCGACCAAATCAAACAAGAAAATTTTGCTCATTTATCTATGTCTCAACTATCGATGGGAATGTCTGGAGATTATTTATTCGCAATTCAAGCAGGGGCTACTATGATTCGTTTAGGTCAGATTATTTTTGGTGAAAGAAACTAG
- the tnpA gene encoding IS200/IS605 family transposase → MVKPKPHNHSFGYNVVHIVFVTKYRHPVITDAVVKRLTEMFARLCETQDCEMLECKADLGKRDHIHLLVDLAPKISLGKLCNILKTISSREIRKEFAQQLKPYYWKPKFWKQGYGYTSSGGAPIEILIRYIENQGFED, encoded by the coding sequence ATGGTCAAACCAAAACCCCATAATCATAGCTTTGGGTACAATGTAGTCCATATAGTGTTTGTTACTAAATATCGTCATCCAGTGATAACTGATGCGGTTGTGAAAAGATTAACCGAAATGTTTGCTCGACTGTGTGAAACTCAGGATTGTGAGATGCTGGAGTGTAAGGCGGATTTAGGGAAGCGTGACCACATACATCTTTTAGTAGACCTTGCTCCTAAGATATCTTTAGGAAAACTGTGCAATATACTAAAAACTATAAGCAGTAGAGAAATTAGAAAAGAGTTTGCACAACAACTAAAACCTTATTACTGGAAACCTAAATTCTGGAAACAGGGTTATGGCTACACTTCGTCGGGAGGTGCGCCAATAGAAATTCTGATTAGATATATAGAAAATCAGGGTTTTGAGGATTAG
- a CDS encoding single-stranded DNA-binding protein, whose translation MNSCILMAQVVSDPELRSTQDNLAVSYMMVEFEGLKAEDPPARIRVVGWGNLATEIKQKYGQGDQIIIEGRLSMNVVELPEGYKEKRAELIASHIYPVHGQLEGTAQTSQNFSSQTTSFNQQDNFAASTPSYQSPVEQSKLMEVDEPISAAKKSSKAPVNTSTASNNEDWDDIPFVRPVNYKTDSEKLYDSWEVEANRPGIWLLGNKCLFL comes from the coding sequence ATGAATAGCTGTATTTTAATGGCTCAAGTAGTCAGCGACCCAGAATTACGTTCAACCCAAGATAATCTCGCCGTATCTTATATGATGGTTGAATTTGAGGGATTAAAGGCCGAAGATCCACCAGCTAGAATTAGGGTAGTGGGATGGGGAAATTTAGCCACAGAAATTAAACAAAAATATGGACAAGGCGATCAAATAATCATTGAAGGGCGTTTGTCCATGAATGTAGTTGAGCTTCCAGAAGGTTATAAAGAAAAACGAGCCGAATTAATTGCTTCTCATATTTATCCTGTGCATGGTCAATTAGAAGGAACAGCACAAACATCTCAAAACTTTTCTTCTCAAACAACTTCATTCAATCAGCAAGATAATTTTGCTGCTTCCACTCCTTCTTATCAATCTCCCGTTGAACAATCGAAGCTAATGGAAGTTGACGAGCCGATTTCTGCTGCCAAAAAATCAAGTAAAGCACCAGTTAATACTTCAACTGCTTCAAATAACGAGGATTGGGATGATATACCTTTTGTGCGACCTGTTAACTATAAAACCGACAGCGAAAAACTTTACGATTCTTGGGAAGTAGAAGCAAATCGTCCAGGCATCTGGCTGCTTGGAAATAAATGCTTATTTCTGTAA